In Ferroplasma sp., a single window of DNA contains:
- a CDS encoding acyl-CoA dehydrogenase family protein — MDFSFSDEQQLLRENTAEFLEKNLQPFVRSIDDNGEIPENFFKKAGENGIISPLINGKYGGPGLSFMDSVIISEEIAKVDTSMATSVYYLLNTSWAYILQKYGKEELKGRLLPDIANGNRFIGIASTEPSGGSDVANITTTGEIKDGKVIINGEKMYISGAVEARKNGGGHLTLVKTDKSRGHKGITMVYVPADTEGVEITKLQNMGRMGISTSGIKYDNVEVPEENIIGKINEGFYYSMDGFNHARIMVAAACNGLSVKMLDEGVKYIKERSAFGKKLGDFEAIAFEAADLNTEIEMASLLNYKSAYMADMNDPDFYIFSSMSKLTSPQIAMDTVKKVMMWFGAYGYTRDSGIERSARGIFSYLVGAEGALNIMKMIISRAMLK; from the coding sequence ATGGACTTTTCATTCAGCGATGAGCAGCAATTATTGAGAGAAAATACGGCAGAGTTTCTGGAAAAAAATCTGCAGCCTTTTGTCAGGTCTATAGATGACAATGGGGAAATCCCGGAAAACTTTTTCAAAAAAGCAGGTGAAAACGGCATTATATCCCCATTAATCAACGGAAAATACGGTGGGCCTGGACTTTCCTTCATGGATTCTGTAATAATATCAGAGGAAATTGCAAAGGTAGATACAAGCATGGCAACCTCTGTCTACTATTTGCTGAATACATCATGGGCATATATATTGCAGAAATACGGAAAGGAAGAACTGAAGGGCAGGCTGCTCCCGGATATTGCCAACGGAAATAGATTCATAGGGATTGCATCCACTGAGCCATCAGGAGGAAGCGATGTGGCAAACATAACCACAACCGGTGAAATAAAGGATGGGAAGGTAATTATCAACGGCGAGAAGATGTACATAAGTGGTGCAGTGGAAGCCAGAAAAAACGGTGGCGGGCATCTGACACTGGTTAAGACAGACAAAAGCAGGGGGCATAAGGGAATAACCATGGTATATGTCCCGGCAGATACTGAGGGTGTGGAGATAACAAAGCTGCAGAACATGGGAAGAATGGGCATATCAACTTCTGGAATCAAATATGATAATGTTGAAGTCCCTGAGGAGAACATAATAGGCAAAATAAACGAGGGGTTTTATTACTCCATGGACGGATTCAACCATGCAAGGATAATGGTGGCAGCGGCATGCAACGGCCTATCAGTAAAGATGCTTGATGAGGGTGTGAAATATATAAAGGAAAGGAGTGCATTCGGAAAGAAACTTGGCGACTTTGAGGCGATAGCCTTCGAGGCAGCGGACCTGAATACAGAAATTGAAATGGCATCACTGCTGAATTATAAATCAGCCTACATGGCAGATATGAATGACCCGGATTTTTATATATTCAGCTCAATGTCAAAGCTAACATCGCCGCAGATTGCAATGGATACTGTAAAAAAGGTAATGATGTGGTTCGGGGCATATGGATATACCAGGGATTCCGGCATAGAAAGAAGTGCCAGGGGCATATTTTCATACCTGGTCGGTGCGGAAGGGGCGTTGAATATAATGAAAATGATAATTTCACGTGCCATGCTTAAATAG
- a CDS encoding MFS transporter, whose amino-acid sequence MDNLKKLVPYWFFVFTIGFGWFILSPVIPELMAHLSASLSEIVLVLSVYGYTMAIIGLVAGVLSAKFTVKSSIYLAMAFSIAGLFIRIFATDYSEFLILSIIAASAYPFSLAPVGSIAESMDKKRSATITGLSIGFLFLGMSAGALLGPYIYLAFSLAGIMAFPAALTVIASIWLFVYLPQYPEKYRGKSLRGAFKPGMVKNWYIGLSMASISILFGDIAATALGFHFTGVFLLKLSGVMGGVEFMGSALGALILPFLFERYHLIRSGTVLAGLVSFIFAIVLLYTLVYTDIASIITASFFIFGFFGNAFWVMALNSIINYVDDPARAGFATSMYSVATNIGVAIIPVVLSADFVSITKSIYGIIPAVVIVLIAFAISPTILAGRRKSSVETAQEA is encoded by the coding sequence ATGGATAATTTGAAGAAACTTGTGCCATACTGGTTCTTTGTTTTCACAATAGGTTTCGGGTGGTTCATCCTCTCGCCGGTTATTCCGGAGCTTATGGCGCATCTCTCAGCGTCACTGTCAGAAATAGTGCTGGTGCTTTCAGTATACGGGTATACAATGGCCATCATAGGGCTTGTAGCCGGCGTACTTTCTGCCAAATTTACGGTAAAATCATCCATATACCTTGCCATGGCATTCTCCATAGCAGGGCTATTCATACGGATATTCGCAACCGATTATTCAGAATTCCTTATTTTATCCATAATAGCTGCAAGTGCATATCCATTTTCACTTGCACCGGTTGGCAGCATAGCAGAATCCATGGATAAAAAAAGATCTGCCACAATAACAGGATTGAGCATAGGCTTTCTCTTCCTGGGAATGTCAGCCGGAGCACTCCTTGGCCCATATATATACCTGGCCTTTTCGCTTGCAGGAATAATGGCATTTCCCGCGGCATTGACAGTAATTGCATCTATATGGCTCTTTGTTTACCTTCCCCAGTACCCGGAAAAATACCGTGGCAAATCACTGAGGGGTGCATTTAAGCCGGGCATGGTCAAAAACTGGTACATAGGGCTTTCCATGGCCTCAATATCCATATTATTCGGTGATATAGCAGCCACTGCACTGGGATTCCATTTTACAGGTGTATTCCTGCTGAAACTATCCGGTGTTATGGGTGGTGTTGAATTTATGGGATCAGCCCTGGGTGCCCTCATACTGCCATTCCTTTTTGAACGCTACCACTTAATAAGATCCGGTACAGTCCTGGCAGGCCTGGTTTCCTTTATATTCGCGATTGTACTGCTCTATACCCTGGTGTATACAGATATTGCATCCATCATCACGGCATCCTTCTTTATATTCGGATTTTTCGGAAATGCATTCTGGGTCATGGCATTGAATTCCATAATAAACTATGTTGATGATCCTGCCAGGGCAGGTTTTGCAACCTCAATGTACAGTGTTGCCACAAACATAGGGGTAGCCATCATACCGGTGGTTCTCAGTGCAGATTTCGTCAGCATAACGAAATCCATATACGGTATAATTCCAGCAGTTGTCATAGTCCTTATTGCTTTTGCGATTTCCCCTACAATACTTGCAGGAAGGCGGAAGAGCTCGGTTGAGACGGCTCAGGAGGCTTAA
- a CDS encoding phosphoribosyltransferase, with the protein MEFKATYVSWKDIEDWTKGIMKMIVKDGYNPDIIVGIARGGLVPARMVADYLFKKDLLSIKTEHWGVTATMDGKAVLKEKLNYDVSGKKVLIVDDITDTGESMRLSYNYIKSLNPSELKTTSMLYVNGSSYTPDYYGKGLSKEEWAWFVFPWNVYEDTYNLSKKFMDVPVDVNTLSEKLRENYNLNVEDVNLLEVLNDIAALKMLKKHGEKFSLP; encoded by the coding sequence ATGGAATTCAAAGCTACATATGTTTCATGGAAAGACATAGAGGACTGGACAAAGGGAATAATGAAAATGATCGTCAAGGATGGCTATAATCCCGACATTATAGTTGGCATTGCCCGAGGAGGATTAGTCCCGGCAAGGATGGTGGCAGATTACCTTTTCAAGAAAGACCTGCTTTCAATAAAAACCGAGCACTGGGGAGTAACTGCAACCATGGACGGAAAAGCTGTTCTCAAGGAAAAATTGAATTATGATGTGTCTGGAAAGAAGGTCCTAATAGTTGATGATATAACCGATACCGGCGAGAGCATGAGGCTTTCATATAATTATATAAAATCGCTCAATCCCTCAGAACTGAAGACAACATCCATGCTCTATGTGAACGGATCAAGCTATACACCTGATTATTACGGAAAAGGGCTTTCCAAGGAAGAATGGGCATGGTTCGTATTCCCCTGGAACGTTTATGAGGATACATACAACCTTTCAAAGAAGTTCATGGATGTGCCTGTTGATGTAAACACCTTAAGTGAAAAATTGCGTGAAAACTACAATCTGAATGTGGAGGATGTGAATCTCCTGGAAGTACTTAATGACATAGCCGCACTGAAAATGCTGAAAAAGCATGGAGAAAAGTTTTCCCTGCCATGA
- a CDS encoding ferredoxin family protein: protein MMDLIKRLGLNKNEVGNTSHITVNTDICKTCVDKPCTKVCPAGTYEEDKENGITVHYERCLECGAALYACPFGALEFKYPEKGVSYIYG from the coding sequence ATGATGGATTTAATAAAACGTCTGGGATTAAATAAGAATGAGGTTGGCAACACCAGCCATATAACCGTAAATACGGATATATGCAAAACATGCGTGGACAAGCCATGCACAAAGGTATGCCCGGCAGGCACCTACGAAGAGGACAAGGAAAATGGAATAACTGTTCATTACGAGAGATGCCTGGAATGTGGTGCCGCACTGTATGCATGCCCATTCGGCGCGCTGGAATTTAAATATCCTGAGAAAGGCGTGAGCTATATATACGGATAA
- a CDS encoding FAD-dependent oxidoreductase: MDYDVDVAVIGGGLAGISAAITAANKGLSVIVLERGEHSGSKNVSGGRMYIHSLKKLLGTKFKDAPLELPIKKETFEIYTGEKKISFSFENKETENSYSILRSKFDAWFASEAENLGVPISYSTLVSGIDHEDGGLVLRSDRGDIRTPLVIESDGAAAFASRYLGLVKERKFPMQPVEKIEDNPDFMPKQFMVGIKEIIDKKTEEDYGEARTILGLSDGIKGGGFSYTNKETTSIGLTLKLDSLEKHKEKAFNIIEDFREKLGIEGKLLEYSAHLIPFYRFDSLPPRYADNLMVTGDAAGFLINDGFTIRGMDNAIESGRLAGEAAKKIFDSGNYRDTFIYEQMLEDSFILKDMKAASRISTLFGNERTFDAYPKMMAGIMERMFSVTDDPRDNIKDVIRGEVKKNGIGYYTLIEDMLKVI; this comes from the coding sequence ATGGATTATGATGTTGATGTGGCAGTGATTGGTGGGGGCCTTGCCGGAATTTCAGCGGCAATTACCGCTGCAAATAAGGGCCTTTCTGTTATAGTTCTTGAACGGGGTGAGCATTCCGGGTCAAAGAACGTATCAGGTGGAAGGATGTATATTCATTCCCTGAAGAAACTTCTGGGTACAAAATTCAAAGATGCACCCCTTGAACTACCAATAAAGAAAGAGACATTTGAGATTTACACTGGAGAAAAGAAGATAAGTTTTTCATTCGAAAATAAGGAAACTGAAAACAGTTATTCTATACTGAGATCAAAGTTCGATGCATGGTTTGCATCAGAGGCGGAAAATCTGGGTGTTCCCATATCATACTCCACACTTGTTAGCGGTATTGACCACGAGGATGGGGGCCTTGTATTGAGAAGCGACAGGGGGGATATAAGAACGCCACTGGTGATAGAAAGTGACGGCGCTGCTGCATTTGCATCCCGGTACCTTGGACTTGTGAAGGAAAGAAAGTTTCCCATGCAGCCTGTTGAAAAAATTGAGGATAACCCGGATTTCATGCCAAAGCAGTTCATGGTGGGAATTAAGGAAATAATAGACAAAAAAACAGAGGAGGATTACGGGGAGGCCAGAACTATTCTGGGCCTTTCCGATGGCATAAAGGGTGGTGGCTTCTCCTATACAAATAAAGAAACAACCTCTATCGGGCTTACACTAAAGCTGGATTCACTGGAAAAGCATAAAGAGAAGGCTTTTAATATAATTGAGGACTTCAGGGAAAAACTTGGGATAGAGGGAAAACTGCTTGAATATTCTGCACATTTGATACCGTTTTACCGTTTTGACAGCCTGCCTCCCAGATATGCGGATAATTTAATGGTTACAGGGGATGCTGCAGGATTCCTGATCAATGATGGCTTCACCATCCGTGGCATGGATAATGCCATAGAATCCGGAAGGCTTGCAGGAGAGGCTGCTAAGAAGATATTCGATTCCGGCAACTACAGGGATACCTTCATCTATGAACAGATGCTGGAGGATAGCTTTATACTCAAGGATATGAAGGCAGCTTCAAGGATATCGACACTGTTCGGAAATGAGAGGACTTTTGATGCATACCCGAAAATGATGGCAGGAATCATGGAGAGAATGTTCTCTGTTACTGATGATCCCAGGGATAACATAAAAGATGTTATTCGTGGTGAGGTCAAAAAGAACGGTATCGGATACTATACCCTTATAGAAGATATGCTAAAGGTGATATGA
- a CDS encoding proteasome assembly chaperone family protein yields the protein MQKIMIKTYEEPELNSPVFVGGLPGIGNVGKITADYFIDKLKMKKMADIYSEFLPPQVFIFDNVIHLVRVSLYYKKTGKKNDLIFLTGDFQGTTQEGQYELSYAILELLKKYDVSRVYTLGGYSVGKIVEKPRVLGAVSDKKLIKPLEKNGVVFPSGEPSGGIVGSAGLILGLGTEMFSVPGACFMGETSGYFADPKSAREIIMVLSRVLKTKINLSDIDEKTKQLEDITEKMKQEAQNKNSKEDLGYFG from the coding sequence GTGCAAAAAATAATGATTAAAACCTATGAAGAACCAGAGTTAAATTCCCCGGTATTCGTAGGAGGACTTCCGGGCATCGGAAATGTGGGAAAGATTACAGCAGATTATTTTATAGATAAACTAAAAATGAAAAAGATGGCAGATATATACTCAGAATTCCTGCCGCCACAGGTATTCATTTTTGATAATGTGATACACCTGGTAAGGGTATCTCTTTATTATAAAAAGACAGGCAAAAAAAACGACCTGATATTCCTGACAGGGGATTTCCAGGGAACAACGCAGGAAGGGCAGTATGAGCTGTCATATGCCATACTGGAATTACTCAAAAAGTACGATGTTTCCAGAGTTTACACACTGGGAGGATACAGTGTTGGAAAAATAGTAGAAAAACCCAGAGTGCTTGGGGCAGTAAGCGATAAAAAGCTCATAAAGCCTCTTGAGAAGAATGGTGTTGTCTTCCCTTCAGGAGAACCCAGTGGCGGGATAGTAGGATCTGCGGGACTTATACTTGGGCTTGGGACCGAAATGTTTTCAGTTCCCGGTGCATGTTTTATGGGTGAAACCTCAGGATATTTTGCGGATCCAAAAAGTGCCAGGGAAATAATAATGGTTCTCTCCAGGGTTTTAAAAACAAAGATTAACCTCAGCGACATTGACGAAAAAACTAAACAGCTTGAGGATATAACAGAGAAGATGAAACAGGAAGCCCAGAACAAAAACTCAAAAGAGGATCTTGGGTATTTCGGATGA
- a CDS encoding RNA-protein complex protein Nop10, with protein sequence MKTLIRKCPHCGLYTMKDLCPVCSSKTVMAIPMKYSPSDKFQKYRIKLIEEDNSAKNND encoded by the coding sequence ATGAAGACACTTATAAGAAAATGCCCGCATTGTGGATTGTATACAATGAAGGATTTGTGCCCGGTGTGCAGCAGTAAAACAGTGATGGCCATTCCAATGAAATATTCACCATCAGATAAGTTCCAGAAGTACAGAATAAAATTGATAGAGGAGGATAACAGTGCAAAAAATAATGATTAA
- a CDS encoding translation initiation factor IF-2 subunit alpha yields MTREMPEVGDLVVVTVKEVQNYGAIVQLDEYPGVSGFIHIAEVATGWIKHIKDFVRVNQRTVCKVLNVDPNRRHVDLSLKRVNEHQKREKIEEWKNDQKSYKLLEIVAKEANISDNGKVKNIENYLISEYGSVYDAFFEAASSKDFMKDRDEPWKDVFIKVSKENISIPMVKIGGEIDMYSLASNGIELIKNALDIEDDDSIEITYAGSPRYRISVVDEDYKSAEEKLKNVLDTVSTRCKKNNISYSFTRDEQ; encoded by the coding sequence ATGACCAGAGAAATGCCTGAGGTTGGGGACCTTGTAGTCGTTACAGTAAAGGAGGTACAGAACTACGGAGCTATTGTACAGCTTGATGAATATCCCGGAGTTTCAGGGTTTATTCATATTGCCGAGGTTGCGACAGGCTGGATAAAGCATATAAAAGACTTTGTCAGGGTTAACCAGCGTACTGTGTGCAAGGTATTGAATGTAGACCCGAACAGAAGGCATGTTGACCTATCCCTGAAGAGGGTGAATGAACACCAGAAAAGGGAAAAGATAGAGGAATGGAAAAACGACCAGAAATCATATAAATTACTGGAAATAGTTGCAAAAGAGGCAAACATCAGTGATAACGGTAAGGTAAAAAACATAGAGAATTACCTTATATCTGAATATGGAAGTGTCTATGATGCCTTTTTTGAGGCTGCGTCTTCAAAGGATTTTATGAAAGACAGGGATGAGCCCTGGAAGGATGTTTTTATTAAAGTTTCAAAGGAAAATATATCCATACCCATGGTTAAGATAGGGGGTGAAATTGATATGTATTCACTTGCATCCAATGGAATAGAATTAATTAAAAATGCCCTGGATATAGAGGATGATGACAGTATAGAAATTACATATGCAGGTTCTCCAAGATATAGAATTTCTGTGGTAGATGAGGATTACAAATCCGCCGAGGAAAAACTGAAGAATGTTCTTGATACGGTTTCCACAAGATGCAAGAAAAACAATATATCTTATAGTTTTACCAGGGATGAACAATGA
- a CDS encoding 30S ribosomal protein S27e, with product MNMADEFKKLKDTGNNFLKIKCKSCGNEQIVYSKISSVVVCNICGATIAKPTGSTLATSGELVEKVKL from the coding sequence ATGAATATGGCAGATGAGTTCAAAAAATTAAAGGATACAGGAAACAACTTCCTGAAAATAAAATGCAAGAGCTGTGGAAATGAGCAGATTGTTTATTCAAAGATATCCTCAGTTGTCGTTTGCAATATATGTGGTGCCACTATAGCCAAACCCACGGGGTCCACCCTCGCAACATCAGGGGAACTTGTGGAGAAGGTAAAATTATAG
- a CDS encoding 50S ribosomal protein L44e, with the protein MKMPKQIKTYCPYCKTHTVHDVERVRKRKASELRAGQRRFRRVTSGYGGFPRPRYEGREKPTKRIALRLKCTVCKKSITPPTQRAKKFEIVEA; encoded by the coding sequence ATGAAAATGCCAAAGCAAATAAAAACTTACTGTCCATATTGCAAAACACATACGGTACATGATGTTGAAAGAGTACGTAAAAGAAAGGCCAGCGAATTAAGGGCCGGGCAGAGGAGGTTCAGAAGGGTTACTTCTGGATATGGAGGTTTCCCAAGGCCCAGATACGAAGGAAGGGAAAAGCCAACCAAAAGAATTGCACTGAGATTGAAATGCACAGTATGCAAGAAATCGATAACACCGCCGACACAGAGGGCAAAGAAATTTGAAATAGTGGAGGCATGA
- the ileS gene encoding isoleucine--tRNA ligase has protein sequence MTEDFYQNIDVNKGSIDIENEIRKYWQDNKIIENILHKDRGLKQYTFLEGPPTANGRPHVGHLMTRTVKDTVMRYKYMSGYDIGRRTGGWDCHGLPVELEAEKHFGFNTKKEIESFGIEKFNEYCRNSVFTYIDEWNRIDSEIGYWIDEKDSYVTLRNDYMESEWYALKKMFDEGMLVKDYKIVPYCPRCGTSLSSHEVAQGYKNTDDTSVYVKFRIKGSTNRYLLAWTTTPWTLPSNELLVVNKDFQYSLVSFEGNEYYLLSDMVGSLFKNPTVIKTVRGEDLEGLEYEQLMPFLGVGKNALKVVTGDFVTAEDGTGIVHAAPAFGADDFDIAKKYGIELVNPVDTEGKFDSRVPWKGKFVMDANPEIIGYLKENKLLFKSQKIKHTYPFCYRCSTKLLYYPLDAWFIKVSTIRDLLKKNNDRVNWYPEYLKYGRFGNFLDDAKDWALSRNRYWGTPLPVWKCSNGHYLAVGSRDDLEKYGGTVPDDLHRPFIDEVKLKCPECSESMTREPYVIDTWFDSGSATYAAMHYPFNKKFNTESIPVDFITEAIDQTRGWFYTLHVIASLLFGRNAYKNVMSMSFILDEHGQKMSKSKGNFVTANDFISMYGADPARLFFYTGAPWNSKSIDKKLINDTSRKVFGTLSNVYSFFASNANLDGFVFEKLEAPDNLLDKWILSRLNSTIANVRKNMDEFDMHIALRNLMDLINDFSNYYLRLSRKRFWEGNLDDSKRKAYETLYYTLINIIKMLAPLAPFYTEYMYLKLSGPERSVHSEKYPEPDTYYIDTELENEFKYAISVMELSRRARQESNIKGRQVVSEVLIYSDMNIEESILDIISPELNSQRIKFIKEDEKPVKVTIKPVFSKVAPLLRGDTNNFTEYLSKTNLYSELKTKGKITYEGHEFTAEYLDVHEEPLETYAYAGDEKTGISVYINRKIDENLMLAGYAREIIRRIQIMRKDLDLEYSQNIVTEINADGDIMKSVEKFMDLIKNETLSTEIRISNNPQGKVWDISGENVGIYVKPVS, from the coding sequence ATGACTGAAGATTTTTACCAGAATATAGATGTAAATAAGGGATCAATTGATATCGAGAATGAAATCAGGAAATACTGGCAGGATAATAAAATAATAGAAAATATATTACATAAAGATCGTGGGCTCAAGCAATACACATTTCTGGAGGGCCCACCAACTGCCAATGGGCGGCCACATGTTGGGCACCTCATGACCAGAACTGTAAAGGATACAGTAATGAGGTACAAATACATGTCAGGCTATGACATAGGAAGAAGGACCGGTGGATGGGACTGCCATGGTTTGCCAGTAGAACTTGAGGCAGAGAAGCATTTCGGGTTTAATACAAAGAAGGAGATAGAAAGTTTCGGCATAGAGAAGTTCAATGAATACTGCCGCAACAGTGTTTTCACATATATAGATGAATGGAACAGAATAGACAGTGAAATAGGATACTGGATAGATGAAAAGGATTCCTATGTTACCCTGAGAAATGATTATATGGAAAGTGAATGGTACGCCCTCAAGAAAATGTTCGACGAGGGCATGCTTGTAAAGGACTATAAAATTGTTCCATACTGCCCCCGATGTGGGACCTCATTGAGCTCGCATGAGGTTGCACAGGGATATAAAAACACAGACGATACGTCAGTTTATGTAAAATTCCGAATAAAGGGGAGCACAAACAGGTACCTGCTGGCATGGACCACAACACCCTGGACACTCCCATCAAATGAACTTCTGGTTGTAAACAAAGATTTCCAGTATTCATTGGTGTCCTTTGAGGGAAATGAGTATTATCTCCTTTCAGACATGGTTGGCTCACTCTTCAAAAACCCGACTGTAATTAAAACGGTCAGGGGCGAGGATCTGGAGGGGCTGGAATATGAGCAGCTCATGCCATTTCTGGGCGTGGGCAAGAACGCTCTTAAAGTTGTTACAGGGGATTTCGTAACTGCAGAGGACGGAACAGGAATAGTGCACGCAGCCCCTGCATTCGGTGCTGATGACTTTGACATAGCAAAAAAGTACGGTATTGAGCTTGTGAATCCGGTGGATACCGAAGGAAAATTTGATTCCCGTGTCCCATGGAAGGGAAAATTTGTTATGGATGCAAATCCAGAAATCATAGGCTATCTAAAGGAAAACAAGCTTCTATTCAAAAGCCAGAAAATAAAGCATACATATCCATTCTGCTACAGGTGCTCAACAAAGCTCCTGTACTATCCTCTGGATGCTTGGTTCATAAAGGTGTCCACCATAAGGGATTTGCTCAAGAAAAACAATGACCGTGTAAACTGGTATCCAGAATACCTGAAGTATGGAAGGTTCGGGAACTTTCTAGATGACGCCAAGGATTGGGCCCTGAGCAGGAACCGTTACTGGGGGACCCCATTGCCGGTATGGAAATGCAGCAATGGGCATTACCTTGCAGTAGGAAGCAGGGACGATCTGGAGAAATATGGCGGAACCGTCCCGGACGACCTGCACAGGCCATTCATAGATGAGGTGAAGCTTAAATGCCCTGAATGCTCAGAATCCATGACCAGGGAACCATATGTTATAGATACATGGTTCGACTCGGGAAGTGCAACATACGCGGCCATGCATTACCCGTTCAATAAAAAATTCAATACGGAAAGCATACCGGTAGATTTTATAACAGAGGCCATCGACCAGACAAGGGGCTGGTTCTACACGCTGCATGTAATTGCCTCATTGCTCTTCGGCAGGAATGCATATAAAAATGTCATGTCCATGAGCTTTATACTGGACGAGCATGGGCAGAAGATGAGCAAAAGCAAGGGCAACTTCGTTACAGCAAATGATTTCATATCCATGTACGGTGCTGATCCGGCCAGGCTGTTCTTCTATACCGGGGCACCATGGAATTCAAAATCCATAGACAAAAAACTTATAAATGATACAAGCAGGAAGGTATTCGGCACCCTGTCCAATGTCTACTCGTTTTTCGCCTCCAATGCAAATCTAGATGGGTTCGTATTTGAAAAGCTTGAGGCACCGGACAACCTTCTGGATAAATGGATTCTTTCGCGGCTTAATTCTACCATTGCAAATGTTAGGAAGAACATGGATGAATTCGATATGCATATAGCCCTCAGGAACCTTATGGACCTTATCAATGATTTTTCAAATTACTATTTGAGACTCTCAAGAAAAAGATTCTGGGAGGGAAATCTGGACGACAGCAAAAGAAAGGCATACGAAACCCTTTATTATACACTGATAAACATTATAAAAATGCTCGCGCCACTGGCACCATTTTACACAGAATATATGTACCTGAAACTTTCCGGGCCTGAAAGATCAGTACATTCTGAGAAATATCCTGAACCTGACACCTATTATATAGACACAGAACTGGAGAATGAATTCAAATATGCAATATCTGTGATGGAGCTTTCCAGGAGGGCCAGGCAGGAATCTAATATAAAGGGAAGGCAGGTTGTAAGTGAGGTGCTAATTTACAGTGACATGAACATAGAAGAATCCATACTTGATATAATATCACCGGAACTCAATTCACAGAGAATCAAATTTATCAAAGAGGACGAAAAACCTGTAAAGGTAACAATAAAACCGGTATTCTCAAAGGTTGCACCTTTATTAAGGGGAGATACCAACAATTTTACAGAATACCTGTCAAAAACAAATCTATACAGTGAACTCAAAACAAAGGGCAAAATAACATATGAAGGCCATGAATTCACAGCGGAATACCTGGATGTCCATGAAGAGCCACTGGAAACTTATGCATACGCAGGCGATGAAAAAACTGGCATATCTGTTTATATAAACAGGAAAATAGATGAAAATCTTATGCTGGCGGGATATGCAAGAGAAATCATAAGAAGAATTCAGATAATGAGAAAGGACCTGGATCTTGAATACTCACAGAACATTGTTACCGAGATAAATGCAGATGGGGATATTATGAAATCTGTTGAAAAGTTCATGGATCTGATAAAGAATGAAACCCTCAGCACAGAAATAAGAATTTCAAACAACCCACAGGGCAAAGTTTGGGATATTTCCGGTGAAAATGTAGGAATCTATGTAAAACCTGTCAGTTGA